Genomic DNA from Polyodon spathula isolate WHYD16114869_AA chromosome 8, ASM1765450v1, whole genome shotgun sequence:
TCCTGATTAGCTAcaatgattttctgttttttttgtttgtttttttacttactTCACTTTTCTACCACATTAAATTTAGGATATTGATTTGCAGAAAGCATGAACGCATGTAATCTTTTTGGTACAATTAAATGAGATAGAACTTGACAGTAAACAAGAAGCAATCTAAATGCCTCCCCTCCCCAAATATCTCCATAGTTCTAGGCCACGGTGTATAAATTCTGAATATACAAATGACAGACACCCTCTATATTACAGGGTTACTTTTATAGAAAATGAACCTTTTTCTTCCAGACTTTCAATTTGGAATAAGTCAAACTTTTTGCAGCTTGCCCCATCTTGTCCCTATATAGAATGAGAACTGTTCAAGAGAACAATGGGGAATACCAACACGACAGTTTCTTTATTGAGTATTACAGTAAACCGCACTGGAGAAAATGCAATCCATGTGCAAATACACAcatgtacacaataaaaaaacaacaaacaattggctcatttacagtaaacattaGCTTGATTGGCTGCTTTCTCTTAGAGAAGATTTAGCAAATCTAAGTGACCAATAAAAGCCACAACAATCTTAATGTGCATTtgtataaatatttgatttatatatatatatatatatatatatatatatatatatatatatatatatatatatatatataaaattaaaatatatacaaagtgCTTCGACAGTGTTTGATCTcatgcattaacaaaaataaaatcgcTGTCCTCAGTTATGTACTCTAAATTGTTCATGATATCAAAGTACAGAGAGGTGTTCTAGACTAAACCCACATCCAATCACTGACAAATCCACACTCGTAGGCTGTTTATGAAACACGATGATACTCAAATAACagcatcttaaaataatgttattttataatCTATTCATAATGgagatgatataaaaaaaaaatgtaaacactttaGTTTGGATATTAACACCTCCTTATTTTTGTGTACCGATAATAGTTAATGAGAACAAGCAACGAACACTGACAGCGATCTGAGTCGTGAAATTGTTAACCCCGAAGTTTGATAGATATAGGACCTTTGTTACACCTTATAAAATGGATTATCTGTTTCAAATGTTCTATCggtatataaataacaaataaaccacTTTCAGTCAGGTTTATGGACAGACTGACAAATTTCAGACCGTCTCAAACTCAAGTGTCAGTGAGCTCTATGAACGGCAGCCTGTATATGCAGATCACTCACATGCAGTGCAATTCTGTCACTCTTCACACGATTGCAGTAGTGGCTATGAATACTGCATCACATTACAGTTTAACAATGCTTTTTTCATATACCCGACATTATGTTGAATTTGCACATACCATCTCAATGGAAACGTGCAGGAGTTGAGAGAGGTATTTGATTGATACCACCACACTTAGAAAGGGTTACTGAATATACTGTAAGATAAAAGAGAGGCCAGTCATAAAGGGGTTTACAGTAACTATATATGGATGACAGTAAATCTGGCTAGGACAATTTATCAAGGATCCAGccctttcttttaaaactgcgGTGTCCCACAATCATGCTCTTGGAACTAGTTCCAACACAGAACAGTGCTTCACATGGTCTACTGGTACTCCGTTCTAACTGTACCAGCATCACTACATTCAATATTTACAATTATTCTTAAAACCCTGTGGAACGCTGCACTTCTAAAACCCAATTCTTTTTgctgtcacagaaaaaaaattctCGTAATCTGATAATTACAAGGGTATGTGAACTTTCACTTTAAGATCTGTGTAAAATATCATTGTCAAGGAGCAAAAGAATCCCCAGCAATCCCAGTGATGCATGCATCTTGCCAGTAGATGTCACTGTTGCtcagttttatatttgcattaaaaaagcCATTCTCTCACACCCCTgtggctggtttttcaaaacctGTACCTTGGATCAAAGTGTCCTGGATTTTGGAATCcactatattttgtgatcgagattacttttatctggatcgttCTGATCCGGCTTTagagaaaatgtcactgctgtaTTAAGATTAAGCAAATAATTATGATTATGAATtttaattatgattattttttttttttttttttttttttttttttttttttaaaggaatctcgatCAAGAAATATAGATTACAAAATCCGGAAcactttgatccagattacaaattttgaaaaaccagcccttTGGGTACTGTATACACAAATAATCAATGGCTTTGGGTTTTGTATACTCCTTTCGCAGTATCTTATAGTAAATGTGGGACATTCTCTCCATCCTCTCTACTTAAAATGATAATTACTAAAGACATGAACTAATACATATGAAATGTGTAcatcttaaaatattttcttaataccATGCGTACCCTTATCacaatttacatacagtactaaTACACCTTTCTTGCATCAGTAGGTAAAAATATACTatgaatttaatatattaacatcTCTATGCTTtaagatttattttctcaaacagTTAAAAGTTGTCagagtatttttatttgaatattaaagGGTTTCTAGTGCTATGGTTTAAGTAAAGCTTTTTAATCCACCCCACACAGAGTTCCATAAATAAAATTTGTCTTTCCCCAGACAGCCTTGCTATAGCCTGGGCTGTTCTGCCTAGGTCATCTTTGACAACATTGTAGGAATGACTTACTACTTTATTGTACAAAGGCAACCCTTCTATACTTTCATATACTCTCCTTCCATCTTTGCGGGTGAAGTGACAATCATTGATGGCCAAATCTATCACCATGGGGCCATTCCAGTGCAGGTTTTTATTTGAACCCAGCCACAAATATTCTACAGCGCAAAATATCACACTCACATCTTATACCATTTTATCTGTGGCACACTTTTTCCATCAGGAAACACGTAAAATCTGACACATTTATCACTTTGGTAATTGCACTCATTCTGGTCTTGGCCCCCATCCTTAATTTTTTACCAAAATATATGGCACTGGAAGCACTAACAACAAAAACCTGATTGCAACAAAACCTTGGACTGGAATGACACACAGTAGAACTGCCCAGCATTGAGTGTCACACAgtctctttctgtgtgtgtttggctGCCCCCTATAGTGCTGTGTCATACACCTCCTGCTGTAGTACAAGGGCGCTGTCATCCCaaggctgctgcagctgctgcttttgGCTATTTAGATGGGGATGATCCCAGTCTGGGTCTCCCGTGATGGGAGCTGGTTGAGCGGGTGCGGGGCCAGGGTTTGGATTGGGATGTCTCAGCTGCTCCCGAACATCCCGTTCTAAACCAGGCGGCACCACCAATTGGTCCTCGGGGTCCTGCTGGGCAGGGGCAGCAAAGTATCCTGACTTCTTCTTGGGGGCCTCCAGGGCAACTTCAATGAGGTTGTGGCTCTCCTCTACCGTGACCACTGAGCCGTTAGACAGCTTCTTCCCAAACAGACTGGAGGTGGACAGGGACTTTTGAAGATCCGAAGTCTCTTTACTGCTCACAGTGTGGAGGCAGCCGTTAGCAGCCACCACCACACTGTTTTGACGACGCATCCTGCACCCAAACCCTGCTGTGACACAGCTGCCTATGTCCTCCGAGAGCCGGAGTGCGAACCCTCGCCGCTCCTCTACAGACTCCTGCCCCCCATTCCCCTCGGGAGCTCCACCCTTCAGCCGGAACGCACAGCAGTGGATATCCACCTCCACTTCCAGCTTGCTCCCATTGGTAATGACGCCATCTAGTGGGGCCTCGTCGTCACTGTCCAGCCCGTTGTCTGACTGGTTACTGGAGAAGGTGGCGCAGGAGGGCTGCCTCTGAAACAGCCCCAGATTGTTGCCTGCACCTCCAAATCCTCCAATTGCACAAACTGTCGGATGGAGGCTGCATCGGCGCTCTGGTCTGGAGGCTAGTCCAGCAACAGGGTTTTCGTCTGAGGCGATCGACCCAGCCTCACTCCCTACCTCTGAGGCAGACATTTCGCTGTTGAACTCTGATGCTATGCCGCTGCTAGTGGAAGGGGTTGCAGGATCCCCCAGAAGCATAGCAGTGGGATAGATCCTCCCTCCTCCTCCGCCCGCTGCAGTAGCCAGGGGGAGCTCACAGGTGCAGCTGTCCTCCCCGATATGAAGGGACACCACAACGGCGCCCACATTGTCCCGGCAACCATAGCTCTGGGCCAGGGTGCACAGCTTTTTAGCAGCAGCCCGCGGGTCTCGGACCGCCTGCACGGTGCACACAGCCTCTTGGTAGGAGATCCGCTCGAACAGGGCCCGGTTCCCCAGAATCAGGAACTCGTCCTGGGCACACAGGGGCTCGGTCTGCACCCAGGGTTTAGGGAGAACCCAGGGAGACAGGTAGGAGCAGCCCAGCAGGCGGGAGCAACACGTCACTCCGCTCACCTTGTTGTCCTGTGAGAAAGACAGAGACAAAAAAGACATGTTTGGAATGTTTGTACATGGTTAACTATAGAGCAGTGTGAATCTTGAATAATGACATTTTTGCTTTAGTTTCTAGGTCATTCCAGGGTATGTTTGAGCTTCTTGAAACACCAGTTAAAAATCTAATTTCTTGTAGGTCTACTGTCATATAAACAAAGAAATAGCTTGGAAAGACCCTGTGACAAGATCACTCCGGTTGACTATtccacacattttattattcCCTTGCTGTTCGTCAACCTTGATTTATGCCATCTAGTACTActctgtttgaaatattaaacTTTTGGAGTTAAAAACACTAGTCCTGCACCAAGTCTTGGGTTTAAGAACTCCCCTGTTTAggtatattataaaaatgatcaGGTGCCAGGAATTTGAGCAATCAGGCCCCTGGTAAATTTTCTTTGAAATGACTGTACTAAACACAGCATGAATGAGTTTCCCCTCAAACTCCACTTCACTTTTAATAATATACTTGAATAAGgatagttctgaaacccaggactgggttgCAGGGTAGTGTGAATTATACCCCTAaagacacacagaacacacacacacacacacacatagtgctcGAACCTCTGTAATGATGGCCTTGCTCAGTTTGACCCGCTCTGTCTCCTCGGCGCTTTGCTCTAGGC
This window encodes:
- the LOC121320176 gene encoding PH domain leucine-rich repeat-containing protein phosphatase 2-like, with protein sequence METAEMLSDSNTSIKLTKLELLEELNLSGNKLKTIPSTVANCKRLHTLIAHSNHISVFPEILNLPEIKLVDLSCNELTEILLPDSLSPTLQELDLSGNTNLILEHKTLNIFSHIATLKLDQKPLMSAAESMGSPTLWNHGYSEMTGQRNKLCVSVLAVDSFGDSVEAAYGIFDGDRNEEVPRLLQCTMGDVLSEEIQHSSIDTVYMSNTFLSSHRKLGMAGQKLGASALLCYIQHNAGDPGSYFSLTLANVGTCQAVLCRDGQPLPLSRVFSLEQSAEETERVKLSKAIITEDNKVSGVTCCSRLLGCSYLSPWVLPKPWVQTEPLCAQDEFLILGNRALFERISYQEAVCTVQAVRDPRAAAKKLCTLAQSYGCRDNVGAVVVSLHIGEDSCTCELPLATAAGGGGGRIYPTAMLLGDPATPSTSSGIASEFNSEMSASEVGSEAGSIASDENPVAGLASRPERRCSLHPTVCAIGGFGGAGNNLGLFQRQPSCATFSSNQSDNGLDSDDEAPLDGVITNGSKLEVEVDIHCCAFRLKGGAPEGNGGQESVEERRGFALRLSEDIGSCVTAGFGCRMRRQNSVVVAANGCLHTVSSKETSDLQKSLSTSSLFGKKLSNGSVVTVEESHNLIEVALEAPKKKSGYFAAPAQQDPEDQLVVPPGLERDVREQLRHPNPNPGPAPAQPAPITGDPDWDHPHLNSQKQQLQQPWDDSALVLQQEVYDTAL